The following are encoded together in the Scomber scombrus chromosome 7, fScoSco1.1, whole genome shotgun sequence genome:
- the stmn2a gene encoding stathmin-2a, translating to MAKTATAYKEKMKELSVLSLICSCFYPETRNKLMSEFEDMEVKAINKRASGQAFEVILKPLSPVSDVNPSLPSPPKRDISLEDIEKKLEAAEDRRKYQEAVLLKALAEKREHERDVLLKAMEENSNFSKMAEEKLQMKMEQIKENREAHLAAMLERLQEKERHAAVVRRNKELKEELTA from the exons ATGGCCAAAACAGCAACCG CATAcaaagagaagatgaaggagcTGTCTGTCCTCTCCCTCATCTGCTCCTGCTTCTATCCAGAAACACGCAACAAGCTCATGTCTGAGTTTGAAG ACATGGAGGTGAAAGCTATAAACAAGCGTGCCTCTGGCCAGGCCTTCGAGGTGATTCTCAAGCCTCTGTCTCCAGTATCAGATGTAAACCCCAGTCTCCCCTCACCCCCCAAGAGGGACATCTCCTTGGAGGACATTGAGAAGAAACTGGAGGCTGCTGAAGATCGAAGGAAG taCCAAGAAGCTGTGTTGCTGAAGGCTTTGGCAGAAAAGAGGGAGCATGAAAGGGACGTGTTGCTAAAGGCCATGGAAGAGAACAGCAATTTCAGCAAGATGGCCGAGGAGAAGCTCCAGATGAAAATGGAGCAGATCAAGGAGAACCGTGAAGCCCATCTGGCAGCCATGCTTGAGCGTCTACAGGAGAAG GAAAGACATGCAGCAGTGGTGCGCAGGAACAAAGAGTTGAAGGAAGAGCTGACAGCATGA
- the upp1 gene encoding uridine phosphorylase 1: MDLKDDKQTVSHSSPVCVHNPHLDSLKDDILYHFSLGTGTHDLPAMFGDVKFVCVGGSPWRMKAFIEYIAAELRMEDPKSEYPNICAGTDRYAMYKIGPVLSVSHGMGIPSIAIMLHELIKLLHHARCTDVTIIRIGTSGGIGLEPGTVVVTKQSVDATFLPKFEQVILGRIVVRNTDLDQSLADELLQCSKELNQFNTVIGNTMCTLDFYEGQGRLDGAFCSYTEKDKQEYLSKANKAGICNIEMESSVFAAMCKLSGLRAAVVCVTLLDRLKGDQLSSSHEVLHNYQQRPQILVGHYIKKHLNVNAVRS, encoded by the exons ATGGATCTAAAGGACGACAAGCAGACCGTGTCACACAGCAG CCCTGTTTGTGTGCATAACCCACACCTGGATTCACTGAAAGATGACATTCTCTACCACTTCAGCCTGGGAACCGGCACTCATGACCTACCTGCTATGTTTGGTGATGTCAAA tttgtgtgtgttggaggcAGTCCCTGGAGAATGAAAGCATTCATTGAGTACATTGCTGCTGAGCTCCGTATGGAAGACCCCAAATCAGAGTACCCAAATATCTGTGCTGGAACGGACCGCTATGCCATGTACAAAATTGGCCCTGTACTCTCTGTCAgt CATGGGATGGGCATCCCATCTATTGCCATAATGTTGCATGAGCTGATAAAGCTCCTCCATCATGCACGCTGTACAGATGTTACAATCATACGCATTGGGACATCAGGGGGAATAG ggcTTGAACCTGGCACTGTTGTTGTTACCAAACAGTCTGTGGACGCCACCTTCCTGCCCAAGTTTGAGCAGGTGATCCTGGGTAGGATAGTGGTCCGTAATACTGATCTGGACCAAAGCCTGGCTGATGAGCTGTTGCAGTGCAGCAAGGAGCTGAACCAGTTTAACACAGTGATAGGCAACACCATGTGTACACTGGATTTCTACGAAG GCCAAGGCCGTTTGGATGGTGCTTTCTGCTCCTACACTGAGAAAGATAAACAGGAATACCTCAGTAAAGCCAATAAGGCAGGAATCTGCAATATTGAAATGGAGTCATCTGTTTTTGCTGCCATGTGCAAGTTGAGTGGCCTGCGAG CGGCTGTGGTGTGCGTGACATTACTGGATCGGCTGAAGGGGGATCAGCTGAGCAGCTCTCATGAAGTTCTTCACAATTACCAACAACGTCCTCAGATACTCGTTGGCCACTACATCAAGAAGCATTTGAATGTGAATGCAGTACGTAGCTAA
- the gra gene encoding uncharacterized protein C8orf88 homolog isoform X1: MEVSRRRILQKHLEPARPLRRCIHVDIEPEINAATCAQTLMEVMDQETNVDIEQFYKIISLHKQKEGRISYTRAFLIGLASCPEARKKPEFLPEHPIVLTKARDPEQLKFKESMWNGEKGDMLAEKLHSP, translated from the exons ATGGAGGTATCAAGGAGAAGAATCCTCCAAAAACATCTGGAGCCAGCAAGACCCCTTCGTCGCTGCATTCATGTAGACATCG AGCCCGAAATAAATGCTGCTACATGCGCACAGACACTGATGGAGGTAATGGATCAAGAG ACAAATGTTGACATTGAGCAGTTCTACAAGATTATCAGCCtccacaaacaaaaagaag gCAGAATATCTTACACAAGAGCTTTTTTAATTGGTCTGGCAAGTTGTCCTGAGGCCAGGAAGAAGCCAGAGTTCTTACCAGAGCATCCAATAGTCTTAACCAAGGCG AGAGATCCTGAGCAGCTAAAGTTTAAGGAATCAATGTGGAATGGAGAAAAAGGAGACAT gTTGGCAGAAAAGCTTCACTcaccttaa
- the gra gene encoding uncharacterized protein C8orf88 homolog isoform X2, which yields MEVSRRRILQKHLEPARPLRRCIHVDIEPEINAATCAQTLMEVMDQETNVDIEQFYKIISLHKQKEGRISYTRAFLIGLASCPEARKKPEFLPEHPIVLTKARDPEQLKFKESMWNGEKGDMTST from the exons ATGGAGGTATCAAGGAGAAGAATCCTCCAAAAACATCTGGAGCCAGCAAGACCCCTTCGTCGCTGCATTCATGTAGACATCG AGCCCGAAATAAATGCTGCTACATGCGCACAGACACTGATGGAGGTAATGGATCAAGAG ACAAATGTTGACATTGAGCAGTTCTACAAGATTATCAGCCtccacaaacaaaaagaag gCAGAATATCTTACACAAGAGCTTTTTTAATTGGTCTGGCAAGTTGTCCTGAGGCCAGGAAGAAGCCAGAGTTCTTACCAGAGCATCCAATAGTCTTAACCAAGGCG AGAGATCCTGAGCAGCTAAAGTTTAAGGAATCAATGTGGAATGGAGAAAAAGGAGACAT gaccagtacgTAG
- the rbm12bb gene encoding RNA binding motif protein 12Bb, translating into MAVVIRLQGLRITAGSQDIRNFFTGLKIPDGGVHIIGGDRDEAFIIFASDEDARRAMTRSGGSIKGSPITLLLSSKAEMQNMLEKSTRNVEREKRKLLEEDARRPRRSVDREQGRRSGSRSRHTSPPRHQRASNSDFLRVFLKGMPFTVTEKDVLNFFSGLFVDEIILLKNQKGQNNGKGFVKFATREDASEGLRRDRKYMGSRYVEVYTTTEEDWHRAVGSNMTGKVERQRSPVRNQRNPQYRARSRSPLAQRPTASSNEEYCVFLENLSYAVEKDDIKKLFCNARLEDDQILYMIGNEGRRTRSAFVLFKSLRDYSEATTSDKIMFFNRWVFIRPISRENMITLLESQNMDAQPPENSGNPCDSEEICLFVRNLPFDVRKVEIMDFFHGFNVTEDRVFLLHDDTGAGVGKALVLFQSEAEAARALSHNGLRFLGSVVALKCISLSQMRELGVEPPVVQEPMLREEQYSGRSNEVSGRPGFVEHPDLRVRHNSKVPMTNTPSHIHGGYDYEPYAEGCFAPQDGSNGIHGDFGPSVQNFDGPTCIKLVNLPFQIKSEEIYDFCYGYRIIPGSVSLQYDNSGASSATVVFESRPEALTAIEELSGRPIGARKIQLLFV; encoded by the coding sequence ATGGCGGTCGTCATCCGTTTACAGGGACTGAGAATAACAGCAGGTTCTCAGGATATTCGTAACTTCTTCACTGGCCTCAAAATTCCAGATGGAGGGGTGCATATAATTGGTGGGGACCGAGACGAAgctttcattatttttgcttCAGATGAAGACGCGAGAAGAGCCATGACACGGTCAGGGGGTAGCATTAAAGGTTCGCCCATTACGTTGCTATTAAGTAGTAAAGCAGAGATGCAGAATATGCTTGAAAAAAGTACGAGAAATGTAGAGCGGGAAAAAAGGAAGCTGCTTGAGGAGGATGCAAGACGTCCTAGAAGATCTGTGGACCGTGAGCAGGGCAGGAGATCAGGTAGCAGATCCCGTCATACCTCTCCACCCCGGCACCAGAGGGCCTCAAACTCTGATTTTTTGCGTGTGTTCCTAAAAGGAATGCCCTTCACTGTTACTGAAAAGGACGTGCTTAACTTCTTCAGTGGTTTATTTGTTGATGAAATAATCTTATTGAAAAATCAAAAGGgacaaaacaatggaaaagGTTTTGTCAAATTTGCAACCAGAGAGGATGCAAGCGAAGGCCTGAGGAGGGACAGAAAATACATGGGGTCAAGGTATGTGGAGGTCTACACGACAACAGAAGAGGATTGGCATCGGGCTGTTGGTTCCAACATGACTGGCAAGGTTGAAAGACAAAGATCCCCTGTTCGCAATCAGAGGAATCCACAATACCGTGCAAGGTCACGATCACCATTGGCCCAGAGGCCCACTGCTTCCTCCAATGAGgaatactgtgtttttttggaaaACCTGTCCTATGCAGTGGAAAAAGACGACATAAAGAAGCTTTTTTGCAACGCAAGGCTTGAGGATGATCAGATCCTGTACATGATTGGCAATGAGGGGAGAAGAACTAGATCTGCGTTTGTACTGTTCAAGAGTCTGCGAGACTATTCTGAAGCCACAACTAGCgacaaaattatgtttttcaacCGATGGGTTTTTATCCGTCCAATCTCAAGAGAGAACATGATCACCCTGCTGGAGTCTCAGAACATGGATGCCCAACCTCCAGAAAACTCTGGTAATCCTTGTGACTCAGAGGAAATATGTCTGTTTGTGCGGAATCTGCCATTTGATGTGCGGAAAGTTGAGATCATGGACTTCTTCCATGGGTTCAACGTCACAGAGGACAGGGTGTTTTTGCTGCATGACGATACAGGTGCTGGGGTTGGGAAGGCTTTGGTTCTCTTCCAGTCTGAGGCAGAGGCAGCAAGAGCACTTTCTCACAATGGACTAAGGTTTCTTGGGTCAGTAGTTGCACTGAAATGCATTTCACTTTCTCAGATGAGGGAGTTGGGTGTTGAGCCACCAGTGGTGCAAGAGCCAAtgctgagagaggagcagtACTCAGGCAGGAGCAACGAGGTATCCGGTCGCCCTGGTTTCGTAGAGCACCCTGACTTACGTGTCCGTCATAATAGTAAAGTACCAATGACTAATACACCGTCCCACATCCATGGAGGCTATGATTATGAGCCCTATGCAGAAGGGTGTTTTGCACCACAGGATGGCAGTAATGGCATTCATGGTGACTTTGGCCCGTCAGTGCAGAATTTTGATGGTCCCACCTGTATAAAGCTAGTCAACTTGCCATTCCAAATCAAAAGTGAAGAAATCTATGACTTTTGCTATGGATATCGCATTATCCCTGGATCTGTGTCACTGCAGTATGACAACAGTGGAGCATCTTCTGCAACTGTAGTATTTGAGTCTCGTCCAGAGGCCTTAACAGCAATCGAGGAACTGAGTGGAAGACCAATAGGTGCCAGAAAAATACAGCTATTATTTGTGTGA
- the LOC133983727 gene encoding hairy/enhancer-of-split related with YRPW motif protein 1-like produces MKRSHNYSSSESDLDDNIEVEKDSGDENGQLDSHGSMSPSTTTQVQARKRRRGIIEKRRRDRINNSLSELRRLVPSAFEKQGSAKLEKAEILQMTVDHLKLLHASGGKGFFEAHALAKDYRSLGFRECLAETARFLSIIEGRDNTDPLRLRLVSHLSNYASQREVHTGLEHLAWGSAYGSAPAHLPHPFLLQHPQGRTPASRSNSSPPSSSSSSTSSSSSTEAPGTSRLSVLPPTESLRVPPSSSLPLSLPLPTSKLSPPLLSSLSSLSAFPLSFSAFPLVSPTAISTVSPSSTLSKPYRPWGTEIGAF; encoded by the exons ATGAAGCGGAGCCACAATTACAGTTCATCTGAGAGCGACCTGGACGACAATATTGAAGTGGAGAAAGACAGCGGCGATGAAAATGG TCAGCTGGATTCTCACGGCTCGATGTCTCCCTCTACAACCACTCAAGTTCAAGCCAGGAAAAGACGCAGAGGG ATTATTGAAAAAAGGCGGCGTGACCGGATCAATAACAGTCTGTCGGAGTTGAGGAGATTGGTGCCAAGTGCTTTTGAGAAACAG GGATCAGCAAAATtggaaaaagcagaaatattgCAAATGACTGTGGATCATTTGAAGCTGCTTCATGCGTCTGGTGGAAAAG GTTTCTTTGAGGCTCATGCTCTTGCAAAGGATTACCGCAGCCTGGGCTTTAGGGAGTGCCTGGCAGAGACAGCTCGCTTCCTTAGCATCATAGAGGGTCGGGACAACACAGACCCCCTCCGCCTACGCTTGGTGTCCCACCTTAGCAACTATGCCTCTCAAAGGGAGGTGCACACTGGACTGGAACACTTAGCCTGGGGCTCTGCCTACGGGAGTGCCCCTGCCCATCTCCCCCATCCCTTCCTCCTACAACACCCCCAGGGCAGGACACCTGCATCCAGAAGCAACAGTagcccaccctcctcctcctcttcctctacatcctcctcctcctccactgagGCACCTGGAACATCCAGACTCAGTGTCTTGCCCCCCACGGAGTCCCTCAGAGTGCCTCCCAGCAGCTCGCTGCCTCTCAGCCTTCCTCTGCCAACATCCAAGCTTTCGCCACcactcctctcatccctctccTCACTTTCAGCCTTCCCCCTCTCCTTCAGCGCTTTCCCTCTAGTCTCCCCAACGGCCATCAGCACAGTGAGCCCCTCCTCCACTCTGTCAAAGCCTTACAGGCCTTGGGGCACAGAAATCGGGGCCTTCTGA